In Selenomonas dianae, a genomic segment contains:
- a CDS encoding TetR/AcrR family transcriptional regulator, with product MERRRQKTRQAILTAFQELLAQKRYEHIIVQDIIEAANVGRSTFYTHFETKDMLLRAMCEDMFSHVLVDVTDEGSHDFSHDPDNPAVIISHMLYHMQDQQKNIRSLLTCESRDIFLRYFREKLSETLTARGHALLHEHALPDDFLINHITGSFMLMVEWWMQGGCRRSPEEMTEMYTALIVPIFRSEDGKKR from the coding sequence ATGGAGCGACGCCGCCAAAAAACCAGACAGGCAATTCTCACTGCATTTCAGGAACTGCTCGCGCAGAAGCGCTATGAGCATATCATCGTGCAGGACATCATCGAAGCAGCAAACGTTGGGCGCAGCACCTTTTACACACATTTCGAGACGAAGGATATGCTGCTGCGTGCGATGTGCGAGGATATGTTTTCGCACGTCCTTGTGGATGTGACGGACGAGGGCAGTCACGACTTCTCCCATGATCCTGACAACCCGGCGGTCATCATCTCGCATATGCTCTACCATATGCAGGATCAGCAGAAGAACATCCGCAGCCTCCTGACGTGTGAGAGCAGGGACATCTTTCTCCGCTACTTCCGCGAGAAACTGAGCGAGACACTGACCGCACGCGGACATGCCCTCCTGCACGAACACGCGTTGCCCGACGACTTTCTCATCAACCACATCACCGGCAGTTTTATGCTCATGGTGGAGTGGTGGATGCAGGGCGGCTGCCGCAGATCCCCCGAGGAAATGACGGAGATGTACACTGCACTCATTGTCCCCATCTTCCGCTCCGAAGATGGGAAAAAACGATAG
- a CDS encoding nitroreductase family protein, with translation MEFNELIQERFSCRSLSDSEIPHEALGRIFEAARLAPTAVNKQPFKVWAVESPDARAKLAETTNYTFGAGVFLVVGGKNEDAWVRQYDERNFADVDAAIVATYIMLAIHNEGLRSTWVGHFDVNKMKESFPQMADYDLIAIFPIGYATEKGVPSARHTQRKAAVEIVEVL, from the coding sequence ATGGAATTTAACGAGCTCATTCAGGAGCGCTTCTCCTGCCGCTCACTCTCGGACAGCGAGATCCCGCACGAGGCGCTCGGACGCATCTTCGAGGCGGCACGTCTTGCACCGACCGCCGTCAACAAGCAGCCGTTCAAGGTCTGGGCGGTTGAAAGTCCCGATGCACGCGCAAAGCTCGCCGAGACGACGAACTACACCTTCGGCGCGGGCGTTTTCCTTGTCGTCGGCGGAAAGAACGAGGACGCGTGGGTACGGCAGTATGACGAGCGCAATTTTGCCGATGTGGATGCCGCGATCGTCGCAACCTACATCATGCTCGCCATTCACAACGAGGGGCTGCGCTCGACATGGGTCGGACATTTCGATGTAAACAAGATGAAAGAATCATTTCCGCAGATGGCGGACTACGATCTCATCGCCATCTTCCCCATCGGCTATGCCACGGAGAAGGGCGTTCCGTCCGCACGTCACACACAGCGCAAGGCTGCGGTGGAGATTGTAGAGGTGCTCTAG
- a CDS encoding MFS transporter → MTKMGEKAQEIGAREANATRAIFFVSGFGAASWAPLVPVLRERLAVGDDLLGILLLCIGIGSLVVMPLAGVLAARVGCRRVLIAAAVLYAAGLLSICFVDSFWIAVPVIFFFGGLMGCVDVVMNIAAVVVEQGVGRRIMSGMHAFWSLGGFVGAGLYGVWVALLGLTALQSTVIAALLMLVLTAIFGKNLIPYGGGGGTLIATPRGIVVFIGAATFIAFLSEGAVMDWGGVYLTTVRGMDLSLAGMGFSVFSAAMLLMRFLGDRTVQHFGQCSVAVGGALLTFAGILLVMFAPVDILLYLGFFSIGIGSANIVPVFFSLMGRQTVMPVGTAVSAVSTMGYLGILAGPAAIGFVSSVTSLTAAFGMLAALSVVQAAVGFYVFRRGV, encoded by the coding sequence ATGACGAAGATGGGGGAAAAGGCACAGGAGATCGGAGCGCGTGAGGCGAATGCGACGCGTGCGATCTTCTTTGTCAGCGGGTTTGGTGCGGCATCGTGGGCACCGCTTGTTCCGGTGCTGCGTGAGCGGTTGGCTGTCGGGGATGATCTGCTCGGGATTCTGCTCCTTTGCATCGGGATCGGCTCGCTCGTGGTGATGCCGCTTGCGGGCGTGCTCGCCGCGCGTGTCGGCTGTCGGCGCGTGCTCATCGCGGCGGCTGTCCTCTATGCGGCGGGGCTGCTCTCGATCTGCTTTGTGGATTCGTTTTGGATCGCTGTGCCGGTGATCTTTTTCTTCGGTGGTCTGATGGGCTGCGTGGATGTCGTCATGAACATCGCGGCGGTTGTGGTCGAGCAGGGGGTCGGGCGGCGCATCATGAGCGGGATGCACGCATTTTGGAGTCTGGGCGGGTTCGTTGGCGCAGGGCTCTACGGCGTGTGGGTCGCCCTTCTCGGGCTGACGGCGCTTCAGTCCACCGTGATCGCTGCGCTGCTCATGCTCGTGCTCACCGCCATTTTTGGAAAGAACCTCATTCCCTACGGCGGGGGCGGCGGGACGCTCATCGCCACCCCACGTGGTATTGTCGTCTTTATTGGTGCGGCGACCTTCATCGCATTTCTCAGCGAAGGTGCGGTGATGGATTGGGGCGGCGTCTATCTGACGACGGTGCGCGGGATGGATCTCTCGCTTGCCGGCATGGGGTTCTCTGTGTTCTCCGCGGCAATGCTTCTCATGCGCTTCCTCGGTGATCGTACGGTGCAGCATTTCGGGCAGTGTTCCGTCGCCGTCGGTGGTGCACTTCTCACCTTTGCCGGCATTCTGCTCGTCATGTTCGCACCTGTGGATATACTTCTTTATCTCGGATTTTTTTCCATCGGCATCGGCAGTGCGAATATCGTTCCTGTCTTTTTCTCGCTCATGGGGCGGCAGACGGTTATGCCCGTCGGTACGGCGGTCTCTGCCGTGAGTACGATGGGGTATCTCGGTATTCTCGCGGGTCCTGCCGCCATCGGATTCGTCTCCTCGGTGACAAGCCTTACCGCTGCGTTCGGTATGCTTGCCGCGCTCAGCGTCGTGCAGGCGGCAGTCGGCTTCTATGTCTTTCGCAGGGGCGTCTGA
- the rpsT gene encoding 30S ribosomal protein S20, with protein sequence MPNIKASILSVKSDAKRHARNVAEKTRVRRAIRSVNDAVAAGNADEAKNLLVAAYKSIDQAAANNVYHKNAAARKKSRLAKKVNALAQ encoded by the coding sequence TTGCCAAACATCAAGGCATCCATTCTGAGTGTAAAGTCTGACGCCAAGCGCCATGCACGCAATGTTGCGGAAAAGACGCGCGTCCGCCGCGCCATCCGCAGCGTCAACGACGCGGTTGCTGCCGGCAATGCAGACGAGGCGAAAAATCTCCTCGTTGCAGCATACAAGTCCATCGATCAGGCGGCTGCAAACAACGTCTATCACAAGAACGCTGCTGCCCGTAAGAAGTCGCGTCTTGCCAAGAAGGTCAATGCGTTGGCACAGTAA
- a CDS encoding M48 family metalloprotease: MRKTGSALLALFVMVLGLFFPSARAEAIDAWGIAAQALGVLGAYHSALGAVLALGNDVHAQVESRRQDLAENGRARNVRDIQLVDGIMERLVRDGGYVLRVNSLPFTWALTDSPVFNAACYPTDYVTINRGLVRGLNGNVDELAAVLGHEMTHGIRQHSAHNYAQAAAQFYGMSFLNMNFGLMDWNKLNALVGYSVAKNVTLPTEYEADEGGFYIMTSAGFNPGGGAAAMARMGYYLTYVTQELAEYQDPKEKDLPQDDFSDHPATERREAKLVGYMTDYSAGHVTVRDRRTVCIDGTPLLTVTWTDEDYDNSPENAYLVAGALARAFHDYDRAEDWHIGLTDDGSVTMDGDPRVNELLVHFLAREKAGERLLTLVRDAYTGEAESGAREQLRAVEEKRAQAQEAARAEVENADAKAIQKMRENSDAYSDYGDSVRALMLMERVFAAPHDEHRAQSYVIRARAYAVQGDWERARADADRGVADDPKDVLTWLNRSDVRRMMGDRAGALSDARKAIETDAKNPYGYLIAAELSDEMGNTEEAQAYFKKLYDVEPKALGRIPDEYLEAVDRRAYTKRMKEKEKARAEREKNIREKRNEKHRSAEEGDAD, translated from the coding sequence ATGCGGAAAACGGGAAGCGCGCTGCTCGCGCTGTTCGTGATGGTACTGGGGCTTTTCTTTCCGTCTGCGCGTGCCGAGGCAATCGACGCATGGGGGATTGCGGCGCAGGCACTCGGCGTGCTGGGGGCATATCACTCCGCACTTGGTGCAGTGCTCGCGCTCGGCAACGATGTCCATGCACAGGTGGAGAGCCGGCGGCAGGATCTTGCAGAAAATGGACGCGCACGCAACGTGCGGGATATTCAGCTCGTAGATGGGATCATGGAACGGCTCGTGCGCGATGGCGGCTATGTGCTCCGTGTGAACTCGCTGCCCTTCACATGGGCGCTCACGGACAGCCCTGTCTTTAATGCCGCCTGCTATCCGACGGACTACGTGACGATCAACCGCGGGCTCGTGCGTGGGTTGAACGGGAACGTGGATGAGCTTGCCGCCGTGCTCGGGCACGAGATGACGCACGGCATCCGTCAGCACAGCGCACACAACTACGCGCAGGCAGCGGCGCAGTTCTACGGGATGAGCTTTCTCAACATGAATTTCGGGCTGATGGACTGGAACAAGCTCAATGCGCTTGTGGGCTACTCCGTTGCGAAGAATGTCACGCTGCCTACAGAGTACGAGGCGGATGAGGGCGGGTTTTATATCATGACGAGCGCGGGCTTCAACCCGGGCGGCGGAGCGGCAGCGATGGCACGCATGGGCTACTATCTGACCTATGTGACGCAGGAACTTGCGGAGTATCAAGATCCGAAGGAGAAGGATCTGCCGCAGGACGACTTCTCCGATCATCCCGCGACGGAGCGGCGCGAGGCAAAGCTCGTGGGTTATATGACGGACTACAGCGCGGGTCATGTCACCGTGCGCGACCGCAGGACGGTCTGCATCGACGGGACACCGCTCCTGACGGTGACATGGACGGATGAGGACTACGACAACAGCCCCGAGAATGCGTATCTCGTGGCAGGTGCGCTTGCCCGCGCCTTTCATGACTATGATCGTGCGGAGGACTGGCACATCGGTCTCACCGATGATGGCAGTGTGACCATGGACGGCGACCCGCGTGTGAATGAGCTTCTTGTACATTTCCTCGCACGGGAGAAGGCGGGGGAGAGGCTGCTTACGCTTGTTCGCGATGCCTATACAGGTGAGGCGGAAAGCGGCGCACGGGAACAGCTGCGTGCCGTGGAAGAAAAGCGTGCGCAGGCGCAGGAGGCGGCGCGTGCGGAGGTGGAGAACGCCGATGCGAAGGCGATCCAAAAGATGCGTGAGAACAGCGATGCCTACAGCGACTACGGCGACAGTGTGCGTGCGCTCATGCTGATGGAACGCGTCTTTGCCGCACCGCATGACGAGCACCGTGCGCAGAGTTACGTCATACGTGCGCGTGCCTACGCCGTGCAGGGCGATTGGGAACGCGCACGTGCGGATGCGGATCGGGGTGTTGCGGACGATCCGAAGGATGTGCTCACATGGCTGAACCGCAGCGATGTGCGGCGCATGATGGGCGACCGTGCGGGAGCGCTTTCCGATGCACGCAAGGCAATCGAGACGGATGCGAAGAATCCGTACGGCTATCTGATTGCGGCAGAACTCTCCGATGAGATGGGGAACACCGAGGAGGCGCAGGCGTATTTTAAGAAGCTCTACGACGTCGAGCCGAAGGCACTCGGGCGCATCCCGGACGAATACCTCGAAGCCGTGGATCGGCGTGCCTATACAAAGAGGATGAAGGAAAAGGAGAAGGCGCGTGCGGAGCGCGAGAAGAACATCCGCGAAAAACGGAACGAGAAACATCGTTCCGCAGAGGAGGGCGATGCGGATTGA